The sequence CGGCACATGAATAGTTAACACATTTAACCGGTAAAACAAATCTTGCCTAAATCTTTTCTTCTCAATTTCATGTTCAATATTCTTTGCAGTTGAGGCTAAAATGCGAACATCCGCTTCAACCCGTTGCCCCTGCCCACCAATTCTCTCAAAAAATTGTTCCTGTAATACCCGAACCATTTTTGCCTGAGTTTCCAAGGGCATATCAGCGATTTCATCTAAAAGGATGGTTCCGCCGTTTGCCTTTTCTAACAACCCAACTTGAGAAGAATCCTGACCGTTGCTGGATTTGCTGCCAAAAAGTTCAACCTCTAACTTATCTGGCTTAATTAAGGCACAATTTAAAACCACAAAAGGCGCTGCAGCGCGTTTTGAATGCCGGTGGATTAATTTAGCGACTAATTCCTTACCTGCCCCTGCGGGTCCAGTAATTAACACCCGACCGCCAGTCGGGGCAATTTTCAATATGGCTTGTCTTAGTTGAGAAATTAAAATGGATTCGCCAGTTAATTCTTGGGGATCATCAGCCTTAAGCCTTAATTCTGCATTTTCCATGCGAAGTTTTGCGTGTTCCATACACCGACTAACCACGAGTAACAAATGATCAGTTTTAAATGGTTTTTCGATAAAATCGTAAGCACCTTGGCGGATCGAGTTAACCGCCGTTTCAATATTGCCATGGCCGCTAATCATGACAATAGGCAATTCCGGATATTCACGATGAATCAAGGATAAAAGCTGCATACCGTCCATCGGGCTATCTTGCAACCATATATCCAAGATAATCATGGAAGGTATTTTTTGGGCCATTAAGTCTAATGCATTTTTACTATTGTCGGCTTGCCTGGTATGATAACCCTCGTCCTCCAAGATTCCGCTTATTAAGCGGCGGATATCGGCTTCATCATCAATAATTAAAATGTCTAAACTCATGAATATAATAAACTCAATCTAATAACATGTTTGCTTGTTTATCAAACTCAAACTCAACGAAAGTCTTGTTGCCGTCTTTATTCCCCAATTTCAAAATCCCTTTGTGATCTTCAACAATTTTTCGCACAATAGCAAGCCCTAGACCGCTACCATTGGCTTTGGTTGTTACATAAGGTTCGGTTAAAATATTCAAATATTTTTCAGGCAACCCGCACCCATTATCTTCCACTGTAATCACAATTTTATTAGAAGTGCCTCCTGCAGTCAGGGTAATATGCCCTTGTTCACTATCGGGTTTTTGCTGCCTATTCTTTTCAATTGCTTGGACAGCATTTAATAAAACATTGGTCAATGCCTGGCCAATTTGTCGTCCATCAATTTTCATCATTATCACGGGTTCTAGAAAATATGTATCAAAAATAATATCCTGATGTCCTTGCGATTGAAGGAAAACCGCTTGTTTGCAAATATTAACCAGGTTCTCATATTGGAAAATCGGTGTAGGCATTCTGGCAAATGCTGAAAATTCATCAATAAGACGCTTGATCGTATCGACCTGATTGATAATTGTGTCAATACATTGATCAAATATATCCACGTCAGACGTAATATATTTTTGATATCGTCTTTTTAGCCTTTCCGCTGACAATTGAATGGGGGTTAAAGGATTTTTAACTTCATGTGCAATACGCCTTGCAACATCGGCCCAGGCTGCTTTACGCTGGGCCACCAGCAAACTACTAATATCATCGAAAGTAAGAACATATCCATGATTGTTCACAGTTGTTCCATTGCGTACCATTTTTGTTGTAAAAGTCCGCTTAACATTCTTTCTTTCTATTTCAATTTGTCCTTTAACCGTTTCATAGCGGCTGGAGGATTGTATGGTTTCAAAAAATTCCCTTATTTCAGGAAAAATTTCAGAAAAATGGCTGCCCAAAAACTGATTGCTATCTAATTCTAGTAAGTGGATGGCAGATTGATTGATTAAATTAATGGTGCCATCTTCACTGATTCCTACAACTCCAGCTGAAACACCCTGTAACACCAATTCGGTAAATTGCCGACGTTCATTCACTTCAATATTTTTAGTAATTAGTTCTTGTTGCTGCAGAGATAAACGTTCCGTCATCTGGTTAAATGTACGGTTTAGGATATTGATTTCATCAACCCCACCCAAATAAGGAACTCGCGTATTTAAATCCCCATGCCCGATTTTTTCTGCGGCCGCAATCAATTGGGTAATAGGCTGGAATAATTTACCGGAAAAAACCAGTGCTACCCAAATTGCCCCCATCAAAGCCAATGAAGCAATCACGATAAAAATAAGCGCAAAGGTCACTTGAATTTGGAAACGGCGACCTTCCATGTTTTTGTACAATTCGACCGCTTTGCTCGTTTCTTCGACATATCCAAGGATTCTGACATCAATTTTTCGGCCAATGTATAAATAAATATCATTTTGCCAATCCACCAATACCATTGCACGCATCCGGTCTTCGGTAGGGCCAGACAAAATGATTGTTTCACCATTACGGGCACGCTCAAAAGCGGAAGGGGAAACATCCGGATTAAGGGCAGCCGTTAGACTTAGGTTACCAGCCGCCAAAACTTTTCCTTGGCCATTTAATAATAATACTTCACTTAAAGAACGCACGGAGCTTTGTAGTAAAATAAAATTTTGGATCCGTTTTGGATTAGCTTCAAAAAGAGGTCCTTCATATTTCAAGTCATTGGCCATCGCTAAAATATCGCCAACAATGCTACGCTGATGTTCCAATAAATATTCATGGGCCACAACTAACGAATTGTAGACAGCCTCTTTAACACTGTCATTAAACCATTGGTTTAGGCCAAAATTTAAAAACAAAGTGGTAAAGATCGTGACGATAATGGACGGGATGATAGCTAGCGCACTAAACCAAAAAACGAGACGGGTATGAAGCTTGGCACCAGCCAACCCTTTTTTACGTTGTAACCATAAC is a genomic window of Rhodospirillaceae bacterium containing:
- a CDS encoding sigma-54-dependent Fis family transcriptional regulator, giving the protein MSLDILIIDDEADIRRLISGILEDEGYHTRQADNSKNALDLMAQKIPSMIILDIWLQDSPMDGMQLLSLIHREYPELPIVMISGHGNIETAVNSIRQGAYDFIEKPFKTDHLLLVVSRCMEHAKLRMENAELRLKADDPQELTGESILISQLRQAILKIAPTGGRVLITGPAGAGKELVAKLIHRHSKRAAAPFVVLNCALIKPDKLEVELFGSKSSNGQDSSQVGLLEKANGGTILLDEIADMPLETQAKMVRVLQEQFFERIGGQGQRVEADVRILASTAKNIEHEIEKKRFRQDLFYRLNVLTIHVPGLKERREDILPLASVFIERAMIAGLAQRLLSPETSARLQAYEWPGNVRQLRNVIEHLLILAQNNPDDSISADMLPAYINRVGPASLDKEGTEEIMSLPLREARELFEKQYLNAQVTRFGGNISKTANFIGMERSALHRKLKLLGLGQLDR
- a CDS encoding PAS domain-containing sensor histidine kinase, which gives rise to MRKLSRKTSSLPNTALEVYSAGVPPVGGSHQSSGNEPLSSSKRQGRFWAKIKRIDLERRLAMVLVAVAIPLAIITFFMIQRAVSAEVSSSTILWLLTADLGVLLLLMVIIAKQVISLWLQRKKGLAGAKLHTRLVFWFSALAIIPSIIVTIFTTLFLNFGLNQWFNDSVKEAVYNSLVVAHEYLLEHQRSIVGDILAMANDLKYEGPLFEANPKRIQNFILLQSSVRSLSEVLLLNGQGKVLAAGNLSLTAALNPDVSPSAFERARNGETIILSGPTEDRMRAMVLVDWQNDIYLYIGRKIDVRILGYVEETSKAVELYKNMEGRRFQIQVTFALIFIVIASLALMGAIWVALVFSGKLFQPITQLIAAAEKIGHGDLNTRVPYLGGVDEINILNRTFNQMTERLSLQQQELITKNIEVNERRQFTELVLQGVSAGVVGISEDGTINLINQSAIHLLELDSNQFLGSHFSEIFPEIREFFETIQSSSRYETVKGQIEIERKNVKRTFTTKMVRNGTTVNNHGYVLTFDDISSLLVAQRKAAWADVARRIAHEVKNPLTPIQLSAERLKRRYQKYITSDVDIFDQCIDTIINQVDTIKRLIDEFSAFARMPTPIFQYENLVNICKQAVFLQSQGHQDIIFDTYFLEPVIMMKIDGRQIGQALTNVLLNAVQAIEKNRQQKPDSEQGHITLTAGGTSNKIVITVEDNGCGLPEKYLNILTEPYVTTKANGSGLGLAIVRKIVEDHKGILKLGNKDGNKTFVEFEFDKQANMLLD